The genome window TTTCAAGAGATGAGCAAGGGTCTTGGCATCTGCGATATCATTAATAGCGACAATATCGAATTTATCGCTTTTGTACCCGGCCCTGAAAACCAGGCGCCCGATCCTGCCAAATCCGTTTATTGCAACTAGGGGTTTCATTTATCCTCCTTCATTATTACTATTTATGATAATAATATAACTATTTTGTGCATCTGCATAAATTTGGGTCAATAGATACTATTATATATAATAGAATATTAAAGTCAATGAATAAAATCACTGTAATTTCTCTTCGCATCACCGTAATCGAAGATTTCCGTTTTATAGAAATCTCATTGACTTAAGCAGGCATTTCAATATAATCTACTCATCCATGGCCGATATTACCCGGGGCGTCAGGGCTTTCACGTTCGGTACAGCGGTCAGCCGGGTCCTTGGCTTGGCAAGGGAATCAGTCCGGGCGTTCCTCTACGGTGCTGGACGCGCCACCGATGCTTATCTCGCTGCATTTCGCATCCTCGACCTGCTGCGGGATCTTTTCGCTGAATCCACTCTCTCGGCAGCCATCGTTCCGATTCTCACCGCGCAGAAACAAAAAAGCATAACCGAACAGAACAAACTCGCCAGCAACATATTCAATATCCTGTTTATTTTCGTAGGTATCATAACGCTAGCCGGTATTTTTCTTTCGCCGTACATCACCCGCGTAATCGCCTTCGGTTTCGTGAACATCCCGGGCAAACTCGAACTAACCAGTCAGCTGACCGCGGTTATGTTCCCGTTCCTGCTGTTCATCGCCCTGGCGGCATGGGCAATGAGCTATTTGAACACTGAAAACGAGTTCCTTATACCGTCGCTGGCGCCTGCCGCGTTCAACCTGTTTTCCATCGTTACGACGATCGTTCTGTATGCATACCTGGCACGGCGTGGCATCGACCCGATCTTTGCTCTCGCTATCGGCGCTCTGGTCGGTGGCTTAATGCAGTTCTTTATCCAGGTCCCCATGTTGTTTAAAAAAGGTTTCCATTATTATTTTTATGTGAATCTCAAGGATAAGGAATTTTTGAAAGTACTGGCGATCTTCATACCCGTGGCGATCGGACTTGCCGGTTCGAGGATCAATGTCGCGGTGGATGTCATTATGGTATCGTTTCTGGAGGAACGCAGCATGACCTGGCTTGATTACGCCTTCAGGGTCATGCACCTCCCCCTGGGCTTGTTCGGAATCGCAGTCGGCACCGTGGCGCTGCCGGCGCTTTCGCAGTTCGTCCTTGAGAAGAAATTCCCTGAACTGCGCGAGGCAACATTCGATGCTCTGAAACTGGTGCTGTTCCTGACCATATCGACGTCCGTTATCATCGCGTTCCTTTCCTATCCGATCATAAAGATCATATATGAAAGAGGAAAATTCACCGGGTTTGACACTCGGGCGACAACACAGGCGCTTATACTTTACATGATCGGCGTACCGTTCATGTCCGGCATACGCAATCTCGCTGCCGTGTTTTATGCGTTCAAGGATTCAAAAACACCTATGTACGCAAGCTTCGCCTCGATCGGAGTCCACATCGCGCTCAACCTTGTACTTATGTGGTTCATTGGTTTTCGTTCTTTTCCTTTAACCACCTCGGTAGCTGCGCTTGCCAACCTGGTTATTCTATTTTACTACCTGCCCCGTAAGATCGGACAATTCGACATAAAACCTATCCTGAAGTACTCAGGTCTATTGACGATATCTTCTGGGATCGCCGGGGTCTGCGGTTTGATCTTTATAAAATTGGCTTTTCCTACCATAAAAGCTACATTGATCACCCAGGTTATTGCGATCTTATTGGCAGGTTCTGTAAGTCTGCTTGTTTTCTATATTGTCTGCCGTTTACTTGGTGTCAACGAAGTGAAAGATTATGTGAAACGCATGGTGAAGCGCTAGGTTTGAATCTTTGAATTCAAAAAGCGGAAGTCAGGAAGCTAATAGAGATTGAAGCTAAGAAGGTGCGAAG of bacterium contains these proteins:
- the murJ gene encoding murein biosynthesis integral membrane protein MurJ, with the protein product MADITRGVRAFTFGTAVSRVLGLARESVRAFLYGAGRATDAYLAAFRILDLLRDLFAESTLSAAIVPILTAQKQKSITEQNKLASNIFNILFIFVGIITLAGIFLSPYITRVIAFGFVNIPGKLELTSQLTAVMFPFLLFIALAAWAMSYLNTENEFLIPSLAPAAFNLFSIVTTIVLYAYLARRGIDPIFALAIGALVGGLMQFFIQVPMLFKKGFHYYFYVNLKDKEFLKVLAIFIPVAIGLAGSRINVAVDVIMVSFLEERSMTWLDYAFRVMHLPLGLFGIAVGTVALPALSQFVLEKKFPELREATFDALKLVLFLTISTSVIIAFLSYPIIKIIYERGKFTGFDTRATTQALILYMIGVPFMSGIRNLAAVFYAFKDSKTPMYASFASIGVHIALNLVLMWFIGFRSFPLTTSVAALANLVILFYYLPRKIGQFDIKPILKYSGLLTISSGIAGVCGLIFIKLAFPTIKATLITQVIAILLAGSVSLLVFYIVCRLLGVNEVKDYVKRMVKR